The Alkalihalophilus pseudofirmus nucleotide sequence TATAATTCTCCATCTCTCTGCCCCCTGCATCTCTTCTTTACTTATACATACGCAAAAAACGCTGTAGTGACATTAAAATTGTCTTAAAGACAAACACCCATTTTACAAATAAACATAGGCTACCATATAGACTTTGAAAACATAGCTTGAGAGGAGAGCTACTATGCATTACTATTATGATCACCATCAAGATGACATTTATCGTCAGCAGCCATCTGTGCAATTTCTCCCCCCATCCGTTATTGATCAATATGTAAATCAGTGGATCACAACATCTATCCCAGGATACGGCCAAGTCATTGCGTATGTGACTGACTTTAACCGGCGTAATGGAATGGTTTCTATGTTCATTTATCAGGCTCCTTACTATCAGCCTCAGTTTATTCAAGTTCATAACAGTGATTTAGTTGGAATTGCTCCATATTACGGGCCGATCCCACCACGCCCACATCAAGGCCCTGGTCCAGGGCCACAACCAAGACCACCACGCCCTAGACCTCCGTTTTTCCCTTGGTGGTTCTGGGGAATCGGTGGTCAGGGAGGTTTTTATGGTCAGCAATCAGGCCAAGGAGGCTTTGGCAGCCAATCTCCCGGACCTCGTTAATTAACAAAAAAGCAAGCACCATAAACAGGTGCTTGCTTTTTTTAATTAGTTATATTCTTAAAGGGATAATGTATTATACCCGCTATCTACATGTAGAAGTTCTCCCGTTATCCCACGAGAAAGATCACTCATTAAAAATAATGCCGTATCCCCTACTTCTTCTTGTGTTGTAGTTCTACGTAAAGGGGCACGTTCTTCAATCTCTTTTAAAACATCATTAAAGCCGCCAATTCCTTTAGCTGCTAACGTACGAATCGGACCAGCTGAGATTGCATTAACACGAATATTTTCCTTTCCTAAATCATTCGCTAGGTATTTCACACTTGCATCTAGAGAAGCTTTTGCTACACCCATAACATTATAGTTGCGAACAACTCTTTCTCCGCCTAAGTATGTTAACGTCACAATACTTCCACCCTCAGACAATAGCGGACGCGCTGCTTTCGCTACAGCAGTTAAAGAGTATGCACTGATGTTTTGAGCAAGGAGAAACCCATCACGAGTTGTGTTTAAGTACTCTCCTTCTAACTCTTCTTTATTGGCAAAAGCAATACAGTGAGCAATACCGTGGATTGTGCCTACTTCTTCTTTAATCTTAGAAAACGTTTGGTCTATTGCCGCATCATCCGTAACATCACACGGCAGAATTAAATGATCTTCACGGTCCAGTGTGTCCATCAAACTGCGCACGTTTTTCTCAAGTCTTTCACCAGCATATGTAAATATTAATCTAGCTCCTGCACTTGCGAGTGACTGAGCAATTCCCCACGCGATACTTCTTTTGTTTGCCACACCCATTACAACATATGTACGATCTTTTAATGACAACTGAATCATTTAATCTCCTCCGTTATAGGTAGTTATTAGTACCAAGTACTAATTATTATATCATACCTCTCCACTACTTGGTACTACCTTAATATCTCTTTCAACAAATTGAGATCTTATCCCTTCTTTGTTTCTATATTTCGTAAGATAAATGCACAGTCCGGGCATTCATAGATGATGTTTTGATTTGACTGAGCAGTTAGTAAATGTCTAATTTCTTTCTTATTATGACATTTAGGACATATTATAAGCGGCTCCATAGGTCATCCCTCCTTCTCTTCTAACATTCCCAATTAGAGAACATTATACAAATTAGGTCTATCGTCATATTTTTTCGAATTAGTATAGCTAATGTTTTGACAATTTCAACGGAATAAAGCTAAACTAAAACTGTACATTAGTACAACAAAACTTAAACATTTTGTATAAGGAGGTGGCTATTTTTGTTGGAAGGCTTTCAAAATAGTAATAGTCATACAAAAATAATCAAATACGAGGAGATGATTTTATGTTGAAAAAAGGATTCATTTTATCATTAGTCGGGGCCCTAACCTTATCATTTGGAGGTGCAGGACTGGCTGCGGACCATGGGGATGATGAAGCGAAAGTTCGTGTTGTACACGCCTCGCCTGATGCACCAGCTGTAGATGTTGTATTAAATGGAGATGTTGTCGTGGAAGGGGCCGATTTCAAAGCGGCAACTGATTACCTTCATGTTCCATCAGGAGATCATGAGGTAGAAATCTTTGCTGCTGGTACGGTTGAAGAAGAAGAACCAGTGCTCTCTGCTACACTATCTGTTGAAGGCGGAGAAGCTTACACAGTAGCCGCTGTTAATACGGTTGAAAATCTTGAGCTTTCTATTAT carries:
- the fabI gene encoding enoyl-ACP reductase FabI, with amino-acid sequence MQLSLKDRTYVVMGVANKRSIAWGIAQSLASAGARLIFTYAGERLEKNVRSLMDTLDREDHLILPCDVTDDAAIDQTFSKIKEEVGTIHGIAHCIAFANKEELEGEYLNTTRDGFLLAQNISAYSLTAVAKAARPLLSEGGSIVTLTYLGGERVVRNYNVMGVAKASLDASVKYLANDLGKENIRVNAISAGPIRTLAAKGIGGFNDVLKEIEERAPLRRTTTQEEVGDTALFLMSDLSRGITGELLHVDSGYNTLSL